A section of the Roseivirga sp. BDSF3-8 genome encodes:
- a CDS encoding amino acid adenylation domain-containing protein: MNMEETKIYAYPVSGAQHRLWLLSKFDKANAAYNITGVLTVSEKLDTEVFKASILEIIRRHETLRTSFREVDGEIRQLVAEEVDFRFEELSTSTAGLDALIREKAARPFDLEQGPLLRVTLIRLEDSSEYRIIISMHHIISDGWSIGIFIKECSEIYNSLLAGRQPALSLLETQYVDYTLWEQDMLETDEYQQKMAFWQEELKDAPALLELPYKQERPALQSFDGALYTQSVEAALTRQIKTFCTGRHVSPYMLLMAVYKIALSKYADQTDVLVGTTVANRNAPELEELIGFFVNTLVVRSQVAPEKSFETLLDEVRRTTLRVFENKEIGFDTIVDLVKPPRSTSYSPIFQAMFSMENMPVETLHFGEETAGIEGPGMVFAKFDLTLSVREKGEAYEFEFEYNTRLFDEAFIAGFSHRYLRVLQNVLANPSVRIADISLLSQAEEKQVLQELNDTAADYPRESSFIREFKKMAQAQPEAIACEGDGKNLSYRELDELSNKVANALSEKGVATGKKVALYLERNADLLPLLLAVQKTGATYIPLDPGYPDSRIRYILNDAGAEAMICQQENHDRFELLQGTTLIMAEDLASGEHSAEFSLPVTAPEAVYMIYTSGSTGNPKGVRIAPHSLLNFLTAMRDTLQAGAAHKLLAVTSMAFDISGLEFYLPLLAGGTVVLAREKEVKSPQSISELITRHGINIMQATPSFWQTMKEADWTPAPGFKLLCGGEALPATLAAWLAAQPIEAWNMYGPTETTIWSSCARITTGAPIAIGRPIHNTTFYILDAHLKPVAPGLKGELYIGGEGLAVDYYQRPELTAERFIDWQYKSHNERLYRTGDVAACLPDGNVKYLGRNDAQVKISGYRIELGEVESKIMAVDAVEQAAVVTQKDSDGNAFMVAFLKMNQELSVADLRSELKQYLPAYMIPARFAVVEAYPLTPNGKVDKKALAAYEDGKQLAANEYVAPATPEESLLAELWATVLEMDRIGVTDNFFNLGGASLQSVKISNLAEEKGWYVTPELIFEFSTVRELATQMKPLSGFNTGGARIQQEEITVPDGGIKAKETEEQETDTTTVIIESMGMYLPEKTVESKDIVSNCRNEIRFPIRRLTGIENVRMVEDEFSLGLAERAIEKCLAVSKYKPEHIDLVISCNIFRMDGEKSIAIEPGLSVQLSDKFGFTNALNFDITNACTGVFTALYLAEAYIKSGRANRCLVVSGEYISHITKTSMLEVESYMDQRIAGLTLGDAGFAMILEKAARPAKGFQKLDIFTMGAYSDLCIVKPTAQPHGGFVVNTNAIKMGEAGHVTAANHALQTMSAKNWDFEKVSHIIMHQASSITTQNAMKEINRVLNEKVTNAENVIDNIRERGNTATTTYWVATVDNILNGRIKDNSNLLYCISGSGLTLGTALYSFDDLPGRMQAVESSGQPLAKVENVDTAETPAHSSRLRIRSVSLRQRMEREENGIDLLYKVTDDCLQTGNEPLKGSDLDLVVYYGINREEYMYEPAISTFIAGNFRANASVEDVRQGGNTFAFDLMNGAAGFLNTCHVMQQMVQTGRSRKVLITTGEVDNNKRYLGEEAALPIFEGGAAMVLELDESGEKGFGEFEFATHTEYMGDKKSRATWQQEKVCTVIEEDTSHHAEYADLTVATIEKLLQKEGLSLSDIKVVFAPQLSEAYLQRLKQSPLFSNYAGQWGEVPEPVGNSTLTTPYQLHHAMENGLVSEGDTGLIINLGAGLQIGCATYRF, from the coding sequence ATGAACATGGAAGAAACCAAAATATACGCCTACCCTGTATCCGGGGCTCAGCATCGCTTATGGCTTTTGTCCAAATTTGATAAGGCCAACGCCGCCTATAATATCACCGGCGTACTCACCGTATCCGAAAAGCTGGACACGGAGGTATTCAAAGCCTCTATCCTGGAGATCATCCGCCGCCACGAGACCCTGCGTACCTCCTTCCGTGAAGTAGATGGCGAGATACGCCAGCTTGTGGCAGAAGAAGTAGACTTTCGCTTTGAAGAGCTGAGCACTTCTACCGCTGGCCTCGACGCCTTAATTCGTGAAAAGGCCGCCCGCCCCTTTGACCTGGAGCAGGGGCCGCTGCTGCGCGTGACCCTCATTCGCCTGGAAGACAGCAGTGAGTACCGGATCATCATTTCCATGCACCATATCATTTCCGATGGCTGGTCTATCGGCATTTTTATCAAAGAATGCAGTGAGATATACAACAGCCTGCTTGCTGGTCGCCAGCCCGCACTGTCACTACTGGAAACGCAGTACGTAGACTATACCCTGTGGGAGCAGGACATGCTGGAAACCGACGAGTACCAGCAAAAGATGGCTTTCTGGCAGGAAGAGCTGAAAGATGCCCCCGCCCTGTTAGAACTCCCCTACAAACAGGAACGCCCTGCCCTGCAAAGCTTTGACGGTGCCTTGTATACCCAGTCCGTGGAGGCAGCCCTTACCCGGCAGATCAAAACCTTCTGCACAGGCCGTCACGTAAGCCCCTACATGCTGCTGATGGCGGTATATAAAATTGCCCTGAGCAAATATGCTGATCAGACAGATGTACTGGTAGGTACCACCGTGGCTAACCGTAATGCCCCCGAACTGGAAGAGCTGATCGGCTTCTTTGTCAATACCCTCGTAGTACGCTCGCAAGTGGCCCCCGAAAAGTCCTTCGAGACCCTGCTGGATGAAGTCAGGCGCACAACCCTCCGCGTATTTGAAAACAAAGAGATCGGTTTTGATACCATTGTAGACCTCGTAAAGCCTCCGCGCAGCACCAGCTACAGCCCCATTTTCCAGGCCATGTTCAGCATGGAAAATATGCCCGTGGAAACCCTGCATTTTGGCGAGGAAACAGCCGGTATAGAAGGCCCGGGAATGGTCTTTGCTAAATTTGACCTTACCCTTTCCGTTCGTGAGAAGGGAGAGGCATATGAGTTTGAATTTGAGTACAATACCCGCCTCTTTGACGAAGCCTTTATTGCCGGGTTCAGCCATCGCTATCTGCGGGTACTACAGAATGTGTTAGCAAACCCCTCTGTACGTATTGCCGATATTTCCCTGCTTAGCCAGGCAGAGGAGAAGCAGGTGCTGCAGGAATTGAATGATACGGCTGCAGATTATCCGCGAGAGTCGTCTTTCATCCGGGAGTTTAAGAAAATGGCTCAGGCCCAACCGGAAGCAATTGCCTGCGAGGGTGACGGGAAAAACCTGAGCTACCGCGAGCTGGATGAGCTATCGAATAAGGTGGCCAATGCACTAAGTGAAAAGGGAGTAGCCACCGGTAAAAAAGTCGCCCTCTACCTGGAGCGCAACGCTGACTTGCTCCCTCTTCTGCTTGCCGTACAGAAAACAGGAGCCACCTACATTCCCCTCGACCCCGGCTACCCCGATAGCCGTATCCGGTATATCCTAAACGATGCCGGTGCGGAAGCCATGATTTGCCAGCAGGAAAACCATGACCGCTTCGAGCTGCTGCAGGGTACAACGCTTATAATGGCTGAAGACCTCGCAAGCGGCGAGCATTCAGCAGAATTTAGCCTGCCCGTTACAGCGCCTGAGGCCGTCTACATGATCTATACCTCCGGCTCTACCGGTAACCCCAAGGGGGTGCGGATAGCGCCTCATTCCCTGCTGAACTTCCTCACCGCCATGCGCGATACCCTGCAGGCAGGAGCTGCGCACAAGCTGTTGGCCGTTACCTCCATGGCCTTCGATATCTCCGGTCTGGAGTTTTACCTGCCTCTGCTGGCAGGAGGTACCGTCGTGCTCGCCAGGGAAAAGGAGGTAAAATCGCCTCAGTCCATCTCCGAACTGATTACCCGGCACGGCATCAATATCATGCAGGCCACCCCTTCCTTCTGGCAAACCATGAAGGAGGCCGACTGGACCCCGGCCCCTGGCTTTAAGCTCCTTTGCGGAGGCGAGGCCCTGCCTGCTACCCTGGCAGCCTGGCTTGCGGCACAGCCAATCGAAGCATGGAATATGTACGGCCCCACAGAGACCACTATCTGGTCTTCATGTGCCCGAATTACTACCGGTGCGCCGATTGCGATTGGAAGACCCATTCACAATACCACTTTCTATATACTGGATGCCCATCTCAAGCCAGTGGCTCCGGGACTGAAAGGCGAGTTGTACATCGGGGGTGAAGGTCTGGCCGTAGATTACTACCAGCGCCCTGAGCTGACAGCCGAGCGCTTTATCGACTGGCAATACAAGAGCCATAATGAAAGATTGTACCGAACCGGCGATGTGGCTGCCTGCCTGCCCGATGGCAACGTAAAATACCTGGGCAGAAATGACGCACAGGTGAAAATCAGCGGTTACCGTATCGAGCTTGGCGAAGTAGAAAGCAAAATTATGGCGGTAGATGCCGTAGAGCAGGCGGCCGTAGTGACCCAAAAAGACAGCGACGGAAATGCCTTTATGGTGGCTTTTCTGAAAATGAACCAGGAACTGAGCGTAGCTGACCTGCGCAGCGAGCTGAAACAGTACCTGCCCGCCTACATGATCCCCGCACGCTTCGCGGTGGTAGAAGCCTACCCCCTCACGCCAAACGGCAAGGTGGATAAAAAGGCCCTGGCTGCTTACGAAGATGGTAAGCAACTGGCAGCTAATGAATATGTAGCCCCGGCCACTCCGGAAGAAAGCCTGCTGGCTGAGCTCTGGGCCACCGTGCTGGAAATGGACCGCATAGGCGTCACAGACAACTTTTTCAACCTTGGCGGAGCTTCCCTTCAGAGCGTGAAGATCAGTAACCTGGCAGAGGAAAAAGGCTGGTACGTAACCCCTGAGCTGATATTTGAATTCAGTACCGTACGCGAGCTGGCCACCCAGATGAAGCCCCTGAGCGGCTTCAATACCGGAGGTGCCCGTATTCAGCAGGAAGAAATCACCGTGCCAGACGGCGGGATAAAAGCCAAAGAAACGGAAGAACAGGAAACAGATACCACCACCGTCATCATTGAAAGTATGGGCATGTACCTGCCCGAAAAGACCGTGGAGTCCAAGGACATCGTAAGCAACTGCCGCAACGAGATCCGCTTCCCCATACGTCGCCTTACCGGTATCGAAAACGTACGGATGGTGGAAGATGAATTCTCCCTCGGACTGGCTGAGCGGGCCATTGAAAAGTGCCTTGCCGTATCTAAATACAAGCCTGAGCACATCGACCTAGTCATCTCCTGCAACATCTTCCGTATGGACGGGGAGAAGAGTATTGCCATTGAACCAGGCCTGTCAGTACAGCTAAGCGATAAGTTTGGCTTCACCAATGCCCTCAACTTCGACATCACCAATGCCTGTACCGGCGTGTTTACCGCCCTGTACCTAGCCGAAGCCTACATCAAGTCCGGCCGGGCCAACCGCTGCCTTGTCGTAAGCGGGGAGTACATTTCCCACATTACCAAGACCTCTATGCTCGAGGTAGAAAGCTACATGGACCAGCGTATTGCCGGCCTCACCCTGGGGGATGCCGGTTTCGCCATGATCCTCGAAAAGGCTGCCCGGCCTGCCAAAGGTTTCCAGAAGCTCGACATCTTTACCATGGGAGCTTACAGTGATCTCTGTATCGTGAAACCTACTGCACAGCCTCACGGCGGATTTGTGGTAAATACCAACGCGATAAAGATGGGTGAGGCCGGGCACGTAACCGCAGCCAACCATGCCCTGCAGACCATGAGTGCCAAAAACTGGGACTTTGAGAAGGTGAGCCATATCATCATGCACCAGGCAAGTAGCATCACCACCCAGAATGCCATGAAGGAGATCAACCGCGTACTCAATGAGAAAGTGACCAATGCTGAGAATGTCATTGACAACATTCGCGAGCGCGGCAATACCGCTACCACTACCTACTGGGTGGCTACCGTAGATAATATCCTGAACGGCCGGATTAAAGACAATAGCAACTTGCTCTACTGTATCAGTGGTTCTGGGCTTACGCTGGGCACTGCACTCTATTCTTTCGATGACCTCCCCGGACGTATGCAGGCCGTGGAAAGCTCAGGTCAGCCTTTGGCTAAGGTGGAAAATGTGGATACCGCTGAAACGCCGGCTCACAGCAGCAGACTGCGCATCCGCAGTGTAAGCCTGCGCCAGCGGATGGAGAGGGAAGAAAACGGAATAGACCTGCTTTACAAAGTAACAGATGACTGTCTGCAGACCGGTAATGAACCGCTTAAGGGTAGCGATCTGGATCTTGTAGTGTACTACGGTATCAATCGTGAGGAATATATGTACGAGCCCGCCATCTCTACCTTTATAGCCGGTAACTTTCGGGCCAATGCCTCTGTGGAAGACGTGCGCCAGGGAGGCAATACCTTTGCCTTTGACCTGATGAATGGCGCAGCAGGCTTCCTTAATACCTGCCACGTCATGCAGCAGATGGTCCAGACCGGCCGTAGCCGTAAAGTGCTCATCACCACCGGTGAGGTAGACAATAACAAACGCTATCTGGGAGAAGAAGCCGCACTGCCTATTTTCGAAGGTGGGGCCGCTATGGTGCTGGAACTGGACGAGTCAGGCGAAAAAGGCTTTGGCGAGTTTGAGTTTGCCACCCATACTGAATATATGGGCGACAAGAAGAGCCGTGCTACCTGGCAGCAGGAAAAAGTGTGCACCGTCATAGAAGAAGATACCTCTCATCATGCGGAATATGCAGACCTGACAGTGGCGACCATTGAGAAGCTTCTGCAGAAGGAAGGCCTTAGCCTGAGTGATATAAAGGTTGTCTTCGCTCCGCAGCTATCAGAGGCCTACCTCCAGCGTCTTAAGCAGTCGCCACTTTTCAGCAACTATGCCGGACAGTGGGGAGAGGTACCGGAGCCTGTGGGCAATAGTACACTTACCACCCCTTACCAGCTACACCATGCCATGGAAAATGGCCTGGTAAGTGAAGGGGACACCGGACTGATTATCAACCTTGGGGCTGGTCTGCAAATAGGCTGTGCCACCTATCGTTTCTAA
- a CDS encoding amino acid adenylation domain-containing protein yields the protein MSTEIEKKKEQLRQLLMLKAQQAKKPFGLSQGQKSLLFLQMSQKDRVDYNSGFAIRIEGALDVELFGTCVKELGQRHGILRTIFSSDKDKEYQQTGDQPLTLEVVDCPGASEEELDRLVTERLQTPFDLENGPVARPALFRISESEHVFLFALHHIIYDEWTSRILLMDLTTLYQRRLNDPAFKLPPVKNTFAEYVSWQEQQMEKPELVNFWQNYLENHEEAQLELNGDQLIQAHELNASGEVIQLPINEKLMSGLRQLCAAQGATMFNMMISLFEVALSRYAGQEEIMIGTPVAGRNNPDFHQTAGYFVNLIPMRTRVEGEERFSDFLKKNVENNRRVLAHQDFPFNKMVEMTSRQRSTARHPLFNIAFTYYNQKRLKDELRQSVNIIDGLQLSEYEIRQQEDAYDITFEVKEMEHSGQVKFKYRTARYTAPYMEGFASYLLGLVEKVVANPDQSVSDLAAFNPEVHALASGPDRELGGAQTVYDAFRKTAGQNGSSMALRHGNTSLSYAQLAEHTERLTAALQQKLGSEKHVGLLAGTGFPMIQGMLSLLALGKAYVPLKTDLPASRQAWMLENAGASVVLCDRAHKERAESLGENLTALCIEDLLETETPGFEAPAIQPEDTAYLMYTSGSTGTPKGVTVAHRSILNLVQQQEEMQINAGDRVPQLSNYSFDGSIYDIFGSLLNGATLHLIDQEVIGSADSLLRYFSEHQINKGFFTTALFNSLVDLDAARYLSTFDRVLFGGEQVSVKHVSQALRQAKPHTLLHVYGPTETTTYATAYPIKERDTASRTIPIGRPLAGVHVSIRMQDLQPAPVGVTGEICISGAGLSKGYLGHPELTEEKFVTDSHGTTLYKTGDYGYMLPAGEIVFAGRKDHQVKMRGFRIELGEIEAALYRMEGVKKAIVLVENENTDRSRLLAAVEGDTTSLKEEDIRTSLAENLPDYMLPARILVFDNMALNKNAKIDRNLLWEAIRQQLSGESREKVVPATPEETAVAAIWKEVLGTENIGVTDSFFELGGNSLLAMRVLSRIKHDKAIELSPNELFDSPTIRGLCEVMAKKKPAAPGGPSRIRRSNRDQFLLKK from the coding sequence ATGAGTACGGAAATAGAAAAGAAGAAAGAGCAACTACGGCAACTGCTAATGCTAAAGGCGCAGCAGGCAAAGAAACCCTTCGGCCTGTCGCAAGGGCAGAAATCGCTGTTGTTTTTGCAGATGAGCCAAAAGGACAGAGTGGACTATAACTCCGGTTTTGCCATCCGGATAGAAGGGGCCTTAGATGTGGAACTGTTCGGTACCTGCGTGAAGGAGCTCGGCCAGCGTCACGGTATTTTGCGCACCATTTTTTCCAGTGATAAAGACAAGGAGTACCAGCAAACAGGCGATCAGCCGCTGACATTGGAGGTGGTGGACTGCCCCGGTGCCTCGGAAGAGGAACTCGACAGGCTGGTAACAGAACGGTTGCAGACACCTTTTGATCTGGAGAATGGTCCTGTCGCACGTCCTGCTCTTTTCCGTATCAGCGAAAGTGAGCACGTATTCCTCTTTGCCCTTCACCATATTATATACGACGAGTGGACCAGCCGTATCCTGCTCATGGACCTGACCACCCTCTACCAGCGCCGCTTAAATGATCCGGCGTTTAAGCTGCCCCCGGTCAAAAACACCTTTGCCGAATATGTAAGCTGGCAGGAGCAGCAGATGGAAAAACCTGAGCTGGTTAACTTCTGGCAAAACTACCTGGAAAACCACGAAGAGGCCCAACTGGAACTGAACGGTGACCAGTTAATACAGGCACACGAGCTGAATGCATCGGGTGAGGTGATTCAGCTTCCCATCAATGAAAAGCTTATGAGCGGCCTGCGGCAACTATGCGCAGCGCAGGGAGCCACCATGTTCAATATGATGATCAGCCTCTTTGAGGTGGCCCTGAGCCGCTATGCCGGACAGGAGGAAATCATGATCGGTACCCCCGTGGCCGGCCGAAATAACCCCGACTTTCACCAGACAGCAGGCTACTTCGTGAACCTGATCCCCATGCGTACCCGTGTGGAAGGGGAGGAGCGCTTTAGCGATTTCCTGAAAAAGAATGTAGAGAACAACCGCCGCGTACTGGCCCACCAGGATTTTCCTTTCAATAAAATGGTGGAAATGACCAGCCGCCAGCGTAGCACAGCCCGTCATCCCCTCTTCAACATCGCCTTTACCTATTACAACCAAAAAAGGTTAAAAGACGAGTTACGCCAGTCAGTCAATATTATTGACGGACTGCAACTGTCCGAGTACGAGATACGCCAGCAGGAAGATGCCTACGACATAACTTTCGAAGTGAAGGAAATGGAGCACAGTGGCCAGGTAAAATTCAAGTACCGGACCGCCCGCTACACAGCCCCCTACATGGAAGGCTTTGCCAGCTACCTGCTTGGCTTAGTGGAAAAGGTAGTAGCCAACCCCGACCAATCTGTTTCTGACCTGGCGGCCTTCAACCCTGAAGTTCATGCCTTAGCCTCCGGCCCCGACCGGGAGCTTGGTGGTGCACAAACAGTATATGACGCATTCAGGAAAACAGCCGGTCAAAATGGTAGCAGCATGGCCCTGCGCCATGGCAACACCAGCCTGAGCTATGCCCAACTGGCTGAACACACAGAAAGGCTGACAGCCGCTTTGCAGCAAAAGCTGGGTAGCGAAAAACATGTAGGCTTGCTTGCCGGTACCGGCTTCCCCATGATTCAGGGAATGCTCAGCCTCCTGGCCCTCGGAAAAGCTTATGTGCCCCTGAAGACAGACCTGCCCGCCAGCCGCCAGGCCTGGATGCTGGAGAATGCAGGGGCCAGTGTAGTCCTCTGCGATCGTGCCCATAAGGAGCGCGCCGAATCACTGGGAGAAAACCTGACTGCATTGTGTATCGAAGACCTTTTGGAGACAGAAACCCCCGGCTTTGAGGCTCCTGCGATACAACCCGAAGACACCGCCTACCTCATGTACACCTCCGGCTCTACCGGTACGCCAAAAGGCGTAACTGTGGCCCACCGGTCCATACTGAACCTGGTGCAGCAGCAGGAAGAAATGCAGATAAACGCGGGCGATCGCGTGCCGCAGCTTTCTAATTACTCCTTTGACGGCAGCATATACGATATTTTCGGCTCCCTGCTGAATGGCGCCACCCTGCACCTTATCGATCAGGAAGTAATAGGCTCAGCCGATAGCCTGTTGCGGTATTTCAGTGAGCACCAAATCAATAAAGGCTTCTTTACCACTGCACTATTCAATAGCCTCGTAGACCTGGACGCGGCCCGCTACCTCTCTACCTTTGACAGGGTCTTGTTTGGTGGCGAGCAGGTATCTGTAAAGCACGTAAGCCAGGCCCTGAGGCAGGCAAAGCCTCATACGCTGCTACATGTGTACGGCCCTACGGAAACCACAACCTATGCCACGGCCTACCCCATTAAGGAAAGAGATACAGCGTCAAGAACCATCCCTATCGGTCGGCCCCTGGCGGGCGTGCACGTATCCATACGTATGCAGGATTTACAGCCTGCGCCCGTTGGTGTGACCGGAGAAATCTGCATCAGCGGTGCCGGACTCAGCAAAGGCTACCTGGGACACCCTGAGCTAACAGAAGAGAAGTTTGTGACCGACAGCCACGGCACCACTCTCTACAAAACCGGTGACTATGGCTATATGCTACCAGCCGGAGAGATCGTATTTGCCGGAAGAAAAGACCACCAGGTCAAAATGCGCGGATTCCGAATTGAACTTGGTGAAATAGAGGCCGCCCTGTATCGTATGGAAGGCGTGAAAAAGGCCATCGTGCTGGTAGAAAATGAAAACACCGACCGCAGCCGCCTGCTGGCCGCAGTGGAGGGGGATACGACCAGTCTTAAAGAAGAAGACATTCGCACCAGCCTGGCTGAGAACCTGCCCGATTATATGCTACCCGCCCGCATACTGGTATTTGATAATATGGCGCTTAATAAGAATGCAAAGATTGACCGAAATCTGCTGTGGGAAGCTATCAGGCAGCAGCTTAGCGGGGAAAGCCGCGAAAAAGTAGTGCCTGCTACGCCCGAAGAAACAGCCGTAGCCGCAATATGGAAAGAAGTGCTGGGTACAGAAAATATCGGTGTCACCGACTCCTTTTTCGAACTGGGCGGCAACTCCCTGCTTGCTATGCGGGTACTATCCCGGATTAAGCACGATAAAGCCATTGAGCTAAGCCCTAACGAGCTGTTCGACAGCCCAACGATCCGCGGCCTGTGTGAGGTGATGGCGAAAAAGAAACCGGCAGCCCCAGGCGGTCCGTCACGGATCAGACGCTCAAACCGCGACCAGTTTTTATTAAAGAAGTAA